CGCCGATGGAAGATGTGTTGACGATTCTTCCATATCTCCTTTCCATCATCGGGACCGCGGCCGCTTGTGAGCATAGGAAAGTCCCTTTAAGGTTGACATCCACCACCGTGTCCCATTGCTCCTCAGTCATTTTTTTCGCCATCGCGTCACGATTAATACCCGCATTATTAATCAGAATGTCCAGCTGGCCGAACTCTTTTAGGGCGGCCTCGACCATGGCCTTGGCGTCGGCCGCGCTCCTCACATCCACCCTTGCCGCGACGGCGCGCCCGCCCGCTTCTTTTATTTTAGCGCACACCATCTCCGCTCCAGCGAGGTCAATATCAGCAACCACGACCCTCGCACCCTCCTGCGCGAACCGAACGCAGGTCGCCTCTCCGATTCCACTCGCACCACCCGTCACAATCGCAACCCTGTCCTTGAGCCTCATTCCCTCATCCCCCTATGTGCCCATCATTACCTGAATGCCCAACCAGGCCGCCTCTCGCCCTCAGCCCGTGCCCACCGAGGCACCCATCCTCTCCACTGCCTGCCGCTTCCTTAGGAGAACAATCCACTCGCTCTCGACCACAACCTCGCCCCTCTGATTGAGGACCCTCACATCGAAGGTGGCGGTCCCCCTGTCGGGTTTGCTGGACTCCTTTTTCTCACGACAGGTAAGCACGGTGCGGACGGTGTCTCCAAATTTAACAGCGCCCATGAATTTGAGAGTCATGCTCAGAAGGGCGAGCGATGTGCCTTCAAAGACACCGAGCTGGTTGGCCTGACCTGTCGCGATCGAAGCGATGAGCATCCCGTGGGCGATGCGACCACCGAAAGGTGTCCCCTTCATGAACTCTTCGTCTGTGTGGAGGGGGTTGTAGTCCCCGGAGAGGCCGGCGAAGAACGCCACATCCGCCTCAGTCACGGTTCTGGACGCAGTCTCAATGACGTCTCCAACGTTGAAGTCGTCGAAATATCTACCCCGGAACTTGTAGGACATACCACCGACCGCCCACCCACGTGCTCTCTTCCTGTTGGCGCGGGTGAGTTCGCAATGGGTTGAAGATATAAATAGGTTGTCCAGATAGAAGTTTGCGGGGCTCTCGATCCGGTCCCGGACACTCCCGCCTTCGGTTCCTCTGGCCTATCGATGCCCGGAGCCCCTCCATACAGAAGAGCGGCTCACTCCTTTTCCTCGGGCTCTGCGTCCTCGTCATAGTCCTCGTAGTACTCCGTGCTGCTGCCCTCGCGATCCTGCTCCCTCTCCGCACTCTCGCCGGCCTCGCTCCCCTCCCCTCGAACTGACGTTGCTCTTGCCTCTCCCCTCGCCGTCCCCCGCTCCTCCCCTTCTGCCCTCCCCGCGCCCGCCCCCTCCTCCCTAGGGCCAACACCCATGCCGCCCTTCTCCGCATCCCCGGCCCCCATCCCGCTCTGTTCCTCCCCCCTCATCGTTTTGATTCTCTCGATTCTCCCTCCAATCTTTTCATCGCCGCCGATCTGAACTCTTTCTTTAGAGGCCGAGGGCGCCTCCTCCGATTGCGCTCCCGCTCCTTTAGCGTTTTCCTCCCCCAGCGCACTACTCTCTTCGACCACCTCCTCCCTCCCCGCCCCCTCGCCGAGTGGCTCCGGAGGCCTCTCACCTCTCTTCATCGTTCTCTCACGCCTGAGCGCATTCTCGACCGTGGCAAGGGTCTTGTCGAGCTTGACCATGTGGCATATCGGGAAGCCCGGGGAAACCATTGGATAGTTCGTGATGCCCACGACCATACCGGTGAATGGGGCCCTGACGACCGAGACCTCCTTTCCAAAGGGGTTGGTTATGGCGCAGACCTCCTCGCCTTCCATTAACAATGCCCGTGGTTTCGTGTACATCTCGAGAATTCCGCCGCGGTCTGCCCTGACCCACTCCGTCTTCTTGACTATGACCTGAAAGAGAGGGGGCTGGACCTTGCCCTTGAGCATGCCGAGCTCGTAGAGCACGTTCATCACGCCCTTCAGCCCGGCCCTTACTAATGGCCTCTCGAACCTCTGGGACTCGCCGACCTCGGCTGTTATCGTGGGGACGCCCGCCTCCGTCGCAGCTCTGCGCAGGGTCCCGTCCAGACCGGGCTCGTCTATGACGATTTCTGTTCCGAATGCCTTTGCGATCCTGCGGACCTCCGGGTTGGTCATGTCTCCTCTGACTTGGAGTATGTTCGACCTCCCCCTGCCCGCGGTGTGGAGGTCTATCCCATAGTTGCACTTGAGCACGATTTTGTTGAATATCATGTGCGCTATCCTCTGCGCGGAGTTCCCGTCGGGCTTTCCTGGGAAGTTGCGGTTGAGGTCACGCCCATCAGGAAGATTCCTCTCGTTGCGCAGGAAGCCGGGGAGGTTGAGCACGGGCGCGCACACCAGGACCCCGCGGAGGGTGCTGTGGTCCACCCCATATATCAGCTCTCGGACTATGGCTGTGCCGTTGCACTCGTCGCCGTGGGAGGCGGCCGTCACCAGCAGAACCGGCCCCTCCTGAAGACCGTTGATCACCGTCACGGGAATCTCGACCAGCGTGGAGACGTAGGACTCGCTGACCGGGAGCCGCACATGCCTCGTCTCACCCGGAAGAACGATCGTCTCACCAAGCTGGAAGCTTCCCCGTGCTGGAGGCATCCTCAAAGCCCCCGGGCATACCTAGTCAGGAACTCCAGTATCATTCTTGCCACGTCCTTGTGGGTCGCCCTTTCCAGCCCCTCGAAGCCCGGGGAGGAGTTTGCCTCGATCACCACCGGTCCCTCGCTCGACTCAAGCATATCTATACCCGCTATCTTGAGCCCCAGGACCTCGGCTGTCTTTATCGCAGTCTCCTCGAACTCCGGACTCAGTATCGCCAGCCGCCCCTCGCCACCACGATGGATATTGGACCTGAACTCCCCCGTGGTCGACTCCCGCTTCATCGATGCGACCACCTGGCCGTCTATGACGAACGCCCTGATGTCGGTTCCGCTCGCCTCCTTCACGAAGGTCTGAATCTGGATGTCGTGGCCAAGGCCCCAGAATGTCTCGAGTATTGACTCCGCGGCCGCTGGGTTCTCGGCCAGCATTACTCCGATGCCCTGGGTGCCCTGGAGCATCTTGAGGACCACGGGCGGCCCTCCGAGGATATCTATGGACTTCATTGTCATAACGGGCGAGCGGGTGAGCACGGTCGCGGGGACCCTGATGCCATGGCGCGTGAGTATCTGCAGGGATCTGAACTTGTCCCTTGAGTCCGCGATGCTCTGGGAGCTGTTGACGACCGGTACCCCCTTGAACTCGAAATGCCTGATGACCGCCAAACCATAGTCTGTTATCGAGGCTCCAATTCGGCCCAGAATCACGTCCACGGGGCCCAGATTCTCCTCCTCATAGAAAACCTCGAAGCTCGAGTTGCGCACCATCAGAGAGAGCTTTAGGGTGTCGAGGTATATTGGGTCGTGACCCAGCTCCTTGGCGGTCCAGAGTAGGCGCTTGGTCGTGTATAGTTGGCGGTCCCTGGAGAGGATGCCGATTTTCACGCAACCCACGGCTCCGAATCGACAGCATACGACTTCGCGCAATTAAACCTTACTCAGGCCGGCCAGGTGCCCGACGGCCCGGGCGGGGAGGGGCGGGGGGGCCTGCTCGGATGGCACCACCATCCCTTATCGGGCTAAATATATCCGAATTTATATCATAGCTTCTTCATCAAAGCTTTTGCATAAATAAAAAAAATAGGACATTAGAAACCCCAAAGAAAATGATGGTCGATACCGCAATTGGTTATATTTATAAAAATTAAACAACACGTAATTACAGAATAGGCCTGAATGTGTTACCAAAGGGAATTATCATCGCGATATCATTGTACAATCCTGTAGGTTAAGTTAAACAGGATGTATCCGATAAAAAGGTGAATACTACCAAAAAATGGGTCGTGAGATTATGTACCTCCTGCGAAAATCGCGAAGGCCTGAGTCGATTATGAGATGTGATAGATTTGATTCCGTCCATGGGCGGGCTGGCTCCTCCCCCTTCTTCCTCAGGCCCCCGCCTTCCCCTCACCCGCTCCGAATATTCTCTCCACCATCCAGCCGGGACTGAATGGCTGTAGGTCGTCGTAGCCTTGGCCGGTCCCGACGAAAATCACGGGCGCGCCCGTGGCGTACCTTATCGATAGCGCCGCCCCTCCCTTCGCGTCCGCGTCGATTTTGGTTAGGACAACGGCGTCTATCCCAACGGCTTTATTGAACGCCACCGCCTCATTCACGGCGTCATTGCCAGCCAGCGCGTCCCCTACATATATGATAAGGTCCGGCTTCGCCACCCGCGCTATTTTCCCCATCTCTTCCATCAGGCCAGTGGCGGTCTGCATCCGCCCTGCCGTGTCAATGAGGACTACGTCCTTTTTCCTCGCCCTCGCGTGCTCGATGGCATCGAAGGCGACGGAAGCCGGGTCGCTCCCAGGCTGGTGCTTGACCAGCTTCACCCCGAGTCTCTCGGCATGTCTCTCGAGCTGCTCGATCGCGCCAGCCCTGAAAGTGTCCGCGGCGCCAATCACGCACGAGTAGCCCTGTTTCATCAGGAGGTGGGCTATTTTGGCAATCGTTGTCGTCTTGCCAGTCCCGTTTATGCCGACAAACATGATGACCACTGGCTTTTCCTTCTTCTCCACAAACTCGCTGAAGTAGGGCGGCTGGAAGCGACTCTGGCGTGTGCTGGGGGGTGCGAGCTCGCCCGAGAGGACGCCCGAGATTGCACTCCTAAGCACATCCCCGACCACACCCTCAATATCGACTCCGAGCCTGACCTTCCGCCCGACAAGTTCGTCCTTGACACGCTTCCGTATTGCCTCGACCACCGGGAGCGCCACATCGGATTCAAGCAGAGCCATCTCGAGCTCGTCAAGGATTTCATCAAGCCTCCCCTCCCTAAGCCTCCTGCCCAGAAGCCCCTCGGTGAATGGTTCCCCGGACAATGCCGATGAGGCGATGACGCTGGTGGTTCCGCCCTTCGAGGATGCCGCCGCGCGCGCCGCCGCCTTGGCCTTTTTCACCGCTTTTCTGGCCGGAGCCGCTGCGGTCGCTCCCTCCCCCTTCCCTTCGGCCCCCCGGGCCTCGGCTCCCTGTGCTCCCGATTCGGTCCCCCCGCTCTCCCTGCATGACTCGCCCTCATCCGCAAGCCCCTTGTACTCGGTGGAGAGCTTCTTCACGAGAGCCCCGAGCTTCTCCCTGAGCGATTGGAACATCGACCAAACCTCGAATTGAGAGATTAGCAGCGGGCTCGCTCCCGGCTACTCCTCCTCCAACAAACCCTTATCCGCTTCTCCTTCCTCAAGCTCCCGCTGGAGGGTCTGAATTTTCTGGCTCAGGAGTCCCGCCTGCTTCTCGACATTTCTCAGCTCTTGAATTATCTTTTTCTGGGCAAGCTCTATCTCGGCGGCGTCCTTTTCCAGCTTCGCCAGTGCCTCCTCCGTGCCCTTCTCAACAGATACTCCGGCCCCTATCCCGACGATCGCATGGGTTGCGCCCGCGCTCCGGGCAGGGAGGAATGTCCCAGCACCCACCGGGATGAGAATCTCCGTTCCCTCCTTCAGCGCCGAAAACGCCCTGATGGTCTCTATAGCTCGCGCATGCTCACTCAGGGACGCCTGGAGGAGCTCTGCCTGCCTCGATAGGCTCTCAAGCCTCAGCTTCGCCATCTCCAACTCCTCCAGCGACCTGCTCAGCTCCTCCTCCCTGCTCTCCGGCATCGGGCCCACCTCACTTCTCCATCAACAGCATCCTAACGCTCGCGTCGCTCACTTGCTCCGGCGCCAGCTCCTCGACCCTTTCCACTCTGATGTCGTGCCTCTTGGCCCTGTGCTTACTGCCCAATTCTTTGAACACTTTCTCCTCCGCCCCCTCCCTCCCCTCCGCCACCACCTCTTTCTCGAATCGCATGATCGAGGAGCCCATTCTGAACCGCCCCGCGACCCTGAACGCCTTCATGTTTCCACCCCGCCCATCCCGCTCAGCCAGCCCTAATCGGGTGAGCGATTTAAAATACTATCTGCCTGAAATTACAACAATCTTTATATGACCACTTTGGTATGAGAAAGGCCAGTGGTGTGACGGTGAAAGGCATGTCCCGAACCCGGCTGGCGATTGTTGCTGTGCTCTGGCTTCTTTCTGGCTCCATCCCGGCCCCCGTGCTTCCCCAGAAGGGAGAGCTGGAGAACTCCCCCTATCTGGACGAATCTTTCGGCCGCTTCGACTGGGTTCACCCCTACCCGACGGGTGCGGACCTGAGCGCCGCTGCTTGGACCCCTGACGGAAAAACCGCGCTCATCGCCGGCGCTCAAGGGAACCTTATTCTCTACGACGGCACCGAATTCCTGCCCCTCTATACCAACACCACTATTAGCTTCACGGACGTGGCCTGGCACCCCGGTGGCTACGCCCTAATCACAGCCACGGGCGGAAAGCTCCTCAGGTACTCCGGTGGCTCCCTCACAGAGATTCCTACGGGCACGACAGAGAGCCTCCTAGGCATCGACATCAATCAGCGAACTGGCCTAGCATTGGTTGTGGGGGAGAGGCGGACCGTACTTCTTGTGGAAGGGGAGGGCGTTACAACGCTTTCGAGCGGTGGGAGCCTCGTCCTGCGCTCCGTTTCATGGGAGCCGGGGGGCGTGTACGCCCTCGTGGCCGGCGACGACCCCTCCTCCTCGTCCGGAGGGCGGGTCTTGATTTACTCTTCCCAGAACAAAACCCTGAGGACTGTGGATACGGAGCTCACCTCTTCACAAGTCATCGACGTCGCCTTCTCCCCGACTGCCAGCGTGGCCTTAATATCGACCACTTATGTTTCGTCGCAGGGGTCCCTTAGGGGTAGGCTCCTATACTGGAACGGGACTGGCCTAAGGGTGGCAGATGAGGGACTGCCGCCGTTCGGCATCGCCGGTGTCAGCTGGAGACCCGACGGGGCTTTCGGGTATTTGCTGATGTACGGTGAGATAAGGAAGTACACCCAAGATGGGGCCTTCACATCGTCCATCGCCCATCGCTCGTCGCTCAACCGGATGGCCTGGAGACCCGACGGCTCCGCGGCGCTTGTAGTGGGTGAGGAGGGCTACGTCGGGATATATGACGAACTGAGTCTGGAGGAGCTGTCACGAAGAACAATCACAGAGACCCTGTTCTCCGTCGCCTGGAGCCCCGACGGCACCCTTGCGCTCGCTGTGGGGGCGGGGGGGCTAGTGGCCGTCTACGACGGAAATGGGTGGGACATCAGCCTCGTCCGCGTCAAGACCACCCGGCCCTCGTTCTATGACGTTGCCTGGAAGCCAGACGGGAGTTCCGCGTTGATTGTCGGAGAGGCCGGCTCGCTCGTCCGCTACAGCAGGAATGGGAACATAGAGCCAAATCTCCAGTCAGGAACGGTCCAGACGCTCAGGGCCGTCGCCTGGAGTCCCTCGGGCGACTACGCCCTTATCGTCGGGGATTCAGGCACCATCCGCCGATTCGACGGGACCAAGAGCATCCCCGTACCAAGCGAGACGACCTACACCCTGCGCGATGTGGCCTTCAATCCTTCGGACGGAGACGCCTACATCGTGGGTGGTGACGTGAGG
The genomic region above belongs to Thermoplasmata archaeon and contains:
- a CDS encoding MaoC/PaaZ C-terminal domain-containing protein; translation: MSYKFRGRYFDDFNVGDVIETASRTVTEADVAFFAGLSGDYNPLHTDEEFMKGTPFGGRIAHGMLIASIATGQANQLGVFEGTSLALLSMTLKFMGAVKFGDTVRTVLTCREKKESSKPDRGTATFDVRVLNQRGEVVVESEWIVLLRKRQAVERMGASVGTG
- a CDS encoding succinylglutamate desuccinylase/aspartoacylase family protein, with the protein product MPPARGSFQLGETIVLPGETRHVRLPVSESYVSTLVEIPVTVINGLQEGPVLLVTAASHGDECNGTAIVRELIYGVDHSTLRGVLVCAPVLNLPGFLRNERNLPDGRDLNRNFPGKPDGNSAQRIAHMIFNKIVLKCNYGIDLHTAGRGRSNILQVRGDMTNPEVRRIAKAFGTEIVIDEPGLDGTLRRAATEAGVPTITAEVGESQRFERPLVRAGLKGVMNVLYELGMLKGKVQPPLFQVIVKKTEWVRADRGGILEMYTKPRALLMEGEEVCAITNPFGKEVSVVRAPFTGMVVGITNYPMVSPGFPICHMVKLDKTLATVENALRRERTMKRGERPPEPLGEGAGREEVVEESSALGEENAKGAGAQSEEAPSASKERVQIGGDEKIGGRIERIKTMRGEEQSGMGAGDAEKGGMGVGPREEGAGAGRAEGEERGTARGEARATSVRGEGSEAGESAEREQDREGSSTEYYEDYDEDAEPEEKE
- a CDS encoding RimK family alpha-L-glutamate ligase, whose protein sequence is MKIGILSRDRQLYTTKRLLWTAKELGHDPIYLDTLKLSLMVRNSSFEVFYEEENLGPVDVILGRIGASITDYGLAVIRHFEFKGVPVVNSSQSIADSRDKFRSLQILTRHGIRVPATVLTRSPVMTMKSIDILGGPPVVLKMLQGTQGIGVMLAENPAAAESILETFWGLGHDIQIQTFVKEASGTDIRAFVIDGQVVASMKRESTTGEFRSNIHRGGEGRLAILSPEFEETAIKTAEVLGLKIAGIDMLESSEGPVVIEANSSPGFEGLERATHKDVARMILEFLTRYARGL
- the pfdA gene encoding prefoldin subunit alpha, whose translation is MPESREEELSRSLEELEMAKLRLESLSRQAELLQASLSEHARAIETIRAFSALKEGTEILIPVGAGTFLPARSAGATHAIVGIGAGVSVEKGTEEALAKLEKDAAEIELAQKKIIQELRNVEKQAGLLSQKIQTLQRELEEGEADKGLLEEE
- the fabG gene encoding 3-oxoacyl-ACP reductase FabG, which produces MRLKDRVAIVTGGASGIGEATCVRFAQEGARVVVADIDLAGAEMVCAKIKEAGGRAVAARVDVRSAADAKAMVEAALKEFGQLDILINNAGINRDAMAKKMTEEQWDTVVDVNLKGTFLCSQAAAVPMMERRYGRIVNTSSIGALGNIGQANYSASKAGVIGLTRTLALEFARYGITVNCVAPGATKTRMTAGIPPDIASKFIESIPLKRFAEPSEIASAHLFLASDEASYITGQVLFVDGGISVGL
- the rpl18a gene encoding 50S ribosomal protein L18Ae is translated as MKAFRVAGRFRMGSSIMRFEKEVVAEGREGAEEKVFKELGSKHRAKRHDIRVERVEELAPEQVSDASVRMLLMEK
- the ftsY gene encoding signal recognition particle-docking protein FtsY, which codes for MFQSLREKLGALVKKLSTEYKGLADEGESCRESGGTESGAQGAEARGAEGKGEGATAAAPARKAVKKAKAAARAAASSKGGTTSVIASSALSGEPFTEGLLGRRLREGRLDEILDELEMALLESDVALPVVEAIRKRVKDELVGRKVRLGVDIEGVVGDVLRSAISGVLSGELAPPSTRQSRFQPPYFSEFVEKKEKPVVIMFVGINGTGKTTTIAKIAHLLMKQGYSCVIGAADTFRAGAIEQLERHAERLGVKLVKHQPGSDPASVAFDAIEHARARKKDVVLIDTAGRMQTATGLMEEMGKIARVAKPDLIIYVGDALAGNDAVNEAVAFNKAVGIDAVVLTKIDADAKGGAALSIRYATGAPVIFVGTGQGYDDLQPFSPGWMVERIFGAGEGKAGA